The proteins below come from a single Dehalococcoidia bacterium genomic window:
- the hisS gene encoding histidine--tRNA ligase, protein MYRAPRGMQDILPDDQPYWQQLIERCVDIAQRYGYRRIDTPIVESTEVFLRGVGETTDVVEKEMYTFLDKGANSLTLRPEFTAAICRAYLEHGMASWPQPVRLYSIGPLFRYDRPQAGRYRQFHQFNVEAIGEGDPTLDAEVIDMAGLLYEEVGLSGLHLLVNSIGDDACRPRYIVALRDFFGQHLDELCSDCRGRLGRNPLRVLDCKHPACRQIGDDAPRSVDWLCDACAVHFATLTRYLDRLGRRWQIDHRLVRGLDYYTRTVFEYQPADAGAQSAIGGGGRYDGLIAQLGGRPTPGVGFATGLERIVLNQKKAGMEAPPPEPPRAYLVAVNEEALTEAVALAAALRRRGIATAGPVGGRGLKGQMRHANASGARYAIILGPDELAAGEAQVKPLHGGEPRLLRLEDVADALLADT, encoded by the coding sequence GTGTACCGCGCGCCGCGGGGCATGCAAGACATCCTCCCCGATGACCAGCCCTATTGGCAACAGCTGATTGAACGATGCGTCGACATTGCACAACGATACGGCTATCGACGGATCGATACGCCGATCGTCGAGTCGACCGAGGTGTTCCTGCGCGGTGTCGGCGAGACGACAGATGTTGTCGAGAAGGAGATGTACACCTTTCTCGACAAAGGGGCAAACTCCCTGACGCTTCGTCCCGAGTTTACTGCCGCCATCTGCCGTGCTTACCTTGAGCATGGAATGGCCTCCTGGCCCCAGCCAGTCCGGCTGTACAGCATCGGGCCCCTCTTCCGCTATGACCGCCCGCAAGCAGGCCGCTACCGCCAGTTCCATCAATTCAACGTCGAGGCGATTGGCGAGGGAGACCCGACGCTCGACGCGGAAGTGATCGATATGGCCGGCCTGCTGTATGAGGAAGTGGGGCTGTCAGGCCTGCATCTCCTCGTCAACAGCATTGGCGATGACGCCTGCCGGCCGCGGTATATCGTGGCGCTGCGCGACTTCTTCGGCCAGCATCTCGACGAACTGTGCTCCGACTGCCGCGGCCGATTGGGGCGGAACCCGCTGCGGGTGCTGGATTGCAAACATCCCGCCTGCCGCCAGATCGGCGATGACGCTCCCCGCAGCGTCGACTGGCTGTGCGATGCTTGCGCCGTCCATTTCGCGACGCTGACACGCTACCTCGATCGGCTCGGGCGGCGATGGCAGATCGACCATCGGCTCGTTCGCGGCCTCGACTACTACACGCGCACGGTCTTTGAGTACCAGCCGGCCGATGCCGGCGCCCAGAGCGCGATTGGCGGAGGAGGCCGCTACGATGGGCTGATCGCGCAGCTTGGTGGCCGGCCGACCCCGGGGGTCGGTTTTGCGACGGGGCTCGAGCGGATCGTGCTCAACCAGAAGAAGGCCGGCATGGAGGCGCCGCCGCCCGAGCCCCCGCGCGCCTATCTCGTCGCGGTCAATGAGGAGGCCCTCACAGAAGCGGTCGCTCTTGCGGCGGCGCTGCGGCGGCGCGGGATTGCGACGGCAGGCCCGGTGGGGGGGCGCGGCCTCAAAGGGCAGATGCGGCACGCCAACGCCTCTGGGGCGCGATACGCCATCATTCTCGGTCCCGATGAACTGGCAGCGGGCGAGGCTCAAGTCAAGCCGCTGCACGGGGGCGAGCCCCGCCTTCTCCGGCTGGAGGACGTCGCCGACGCTCTCCTCGCTGACACCTAG
- the prfA gene encoding peptide chain release factor 1 has translation MYHRLDAVVRRYEALTSELADPATLRDYERLIQLNRERAEIEPVVELYREYRKTEDQIREARQILEEESDPELVAMAKDELARLEPSLRELEEQLKLALLPRDPNDDKNVFMEIRAGVGGEEAALFAADLFRMYARYAERHRWKVEVVDVSEAEAGGFKEIVFQVQGKGAYSRLKWESGVHRVQRVPATEAQGRIHTSTATVAVLPEVEEVDFDIREEDIEMEFYRSGGAGGQNVNKVSTAVRLLHKPTGIVVTCQDERSQLKNRLKAMAVLRARLYEREQRKREEAIAADRRAQVGGGERSEKIRTYNFPQDRLTDHRIGLTIHGLAEILDGGLDPVIDALALADRTRKLEAHVVA, from the coding sequence ATGTACCACCGCCTCGACGCCGTCGTGCGTCGTTACGAAGCCCTGACAAGCGAGCTCGCCGACCCGGCGACCCTACGCGACTACGAGCGGCTGATCCAGCTGAACCGCGAACGCGCTGAGATCGAGCCTGTCGTCGAGCTCTACCGTGAATATCGCAAGACAGAAGATCAGATCCGCGAGGCGCGGCAGATCCTCGAGGAAGAGAGCGACCCGGAGCTGGTCGCGATGGCGAAAGACGAACTGGCCCGCCTCGAGCCGAGCCTGCGCGAACTCGAGGAACAGCTGAAGCTGGCGCTCCTGCCGCGCGACCCGAACGACGACAAGAACGTCTTTATGGAGATCCGCGCCGGGGTCGGCGGGGAAGAGGCCGCCCTGTTTGCTGCCGATCTCTTCCGGATGTACGCCCGCTACGCCGAGCGGCACCGCTGGAAGGTCGAGGTCGTCGATGTGAGCGAAGCAGAGGCCGGGGGGTTCAAGGAGATTGTCTTCCAGGTTCAGGGCAAGGGCGCCTACAGCCGCCTGAAATGGGAGAGCGGCGTTCACCGCGTTCAGCGGGTGCCTGCCACGGAAGCCCAGGGGCGGATCCACACCTCAACCGCAACGGTCGCCGTCCTTCCCGAAGTCGAAGAGGTCGACTTCGACATCCGCGAAGAGGATATCGAGATGGAGTTCTACCGCTCTGGAGGAGCGGGCGGCCAGAATGTCAACAAAGTGTCGACCGCGGTCCGCCTCCTTCACAAACCGACCGGGATTGTGGTCACCTGTCAGGATGAACGGTCACAATTGAAAAACCGGCTGAAGGCGATGGCCGTTCTCCGCGCCCGGCTGTACGAACGGGAACAGCGAAAGCGGGAAGAGGCGATCGCCGCCGACCGGCGCGCGCAAGTCGGAGGCGGTGAGCGGTCTGAGAAAATTCGGACCTACAACTTCCCGCAAGATCGCCTGACTGACCATCGCATCGGCCTCACCATTCACGGTCTGGCCGAGATCCTCGACGGCGGGCTTGACCCCGTTATCGACGCGCTTGCTCTCGCGGACCGGACCCGGAAGCTGGAGGCCCACGTCGTCGCCTGA
- the prmC gene encoding peptide chain release factor N(5)-glutamine methyltransferase: MLSRTGPGSWRPTSSPDRCLTVWEALRDGAATLAAAHDPEAAPAAERLLMHVLGLSRAGLLTAARTHVSPEQHHAYRALLARRAAGEPVAYLTGRQPFRRLDLVVTPDVLIPRPETELIVDLALETRPEPPLVIDVGTGAGAIALALADEAPGWRIAATDCSLPALRVARHNRERLGLAVDLVLADLLRGVRGPIGLIVANLPYIDTSQWAALPPSVRDWEPRLALDGGPGGLRLIARLVSQAVSRLAPSGTLLCEIAHDQGERAAALAQRAFPTASVDIVRDLAGHDRVLRVRRR; encoded by the coding sequence TTGCTCTCGCGGACCGGACCCGGAAGCTGGAGGCCCACGTCGTCGCCTGACCGCTGCCTCACCGTCTGGGAAGCGCTGCGCGACGGGGCGGCGACCCTCGCCGCAGCCCACGACCCAGAAGCGGCGCCCGCCGCGGAGCGATTGCTGATGCATGTCCTCGGCCTCTCCCGAGCGGGACTTCTCACCGCGGCGCGGACGCACGTCTCCCCAGAGCAGCATCATGCCTATCGTGCTCTCCTCGCTCGCCGGGCAGCAGGCGAGCCAGTCGCCTACCTCACCGGCAGGCAGCCGTTCCGTCGTCTTGACCTTGTCGTCACCCCGGATGTCCTGATCCCGCGGCCTGAGACTGAACTGATCGTCGATCTCGCGCTCGAGACGCGGCCAGAACCGCCGCTCGTCATCGACGTCGGCACCGGCGCAGGGGCGATCGCCCTCGCGCTCGCCGACGAAGCGCCGGGCTGGCGGATTGCCGCCACCGACTGCTCGCTGCCTGCGCTTCGCGTTGCTCGTCATAATCGAGAGCGCCTTGGGCTCGCGGTCGACCTCGTGCTTGCTGACCTGCTGCGCGGTGTCCGCGGCCCCATCGGCCTGATTGTCGCCAATCTTCCCTACATCGACACCTCCCAGTGGGCCGCGCTGCCGCCGTCAGTGCGCGACTGGGAGCCGCGCCTTGCGCTCGACGGGGGCCCGGGCGGGCTGCGCCTCATCGCCCGGCTCGTCAGTCAGGCTGTCTCGCGGCTTGCCCCAAGCGGAACGCTGCTCTGCGAGATCGCGCACGACCAAGGGGAGCGCGCTGCCGCGCTCGCGCAGCGGGCGTTCCCGACAGCGTCGGTCGATATCGTTCGTGATCTTGCCGGGCACGACCGCGTCTTGCGCGTGCGGCGCCGCTGA
- a CDS encoding sigma-70 family RNA polymerase sigma factor produces MGRGISHYDDVVPLSFGVPADDLPLDEETILLPEPAEYLVDEEDEAEESDLYPPASEEEEVTNTIGIYLRDIRPVKLLTKEEEQSLAKAIEEGELAKAELQKGDLDPIEIAEAEALIAVGEEARRRLTEANLRLVVNEAKKFLNRGLSLDDLIQEGNLGLMRAVEKFDYKRGFKFSTYATWWIRQSILRAIADQARTIRIPVHMIEAINKMMRVARRIQQETGREALPEELARELGISVAKVHQIIKASQRPLSLEARIGDEDDGRLFELVEDKSAVSPAEAASHHILRAEVSAMLAQLTEREQRILRLRFGLDDDRSRTLEEVAREVGLTRERIRQIEGQALAKLRQQRQLPGLRDYLSA; encoded by the coding sequence ATGGGCCGAGGCATCTCCCACTACGATGATGTCGTTCCACTCAGTTTCGGCGTCCCTGCCGATGACCTTCCCCTCGATGAGGAGACGATCCTTCTGCCAGAGCCGGCGGAATACCTCGTCGACGAGGAGGATGAGGCCGAGGAATCCGACCTGTATCCTCCCGCCAGCGAGGAGGAAGAAGTCACAAACACGATCGGGATCTATCTGCGCGATATTCGGCCAGTAAAGCTGCTAACGAAAGAGGAAGAACAGTCGCTTGCGAAAGCGATCGAAGAGGGCGAGCTCGCCAAAGCGGAGCTGCAGAAAGGCGACCTCGATCCAATCGAGATCGCGGAGGCCGAGGCGCTCATTGCTGTGGGGGAGGAAGCTCGACGGCGCCTGACCGAAGCGAATCTGCGCTTGGTCGTCAACGAAGCGAAGAAATTTCTGAATCGCGGACTGTCCCTCGATGACCTTATCCAAGAGGGGAACCTTGGGCTGATGCGCGCGGTCGAAAAGTTCGACTACAAGCGCGGCTTCAAGTTTTCGACCTACGCCACGTGGTGGATTCGACAGTCGATCCTGCGCGCAATCGCCGACCAAGCGCGCACAATCCGGATACCCGTGCACATGATCGAGGCGATCAACAAGATGATGCGCGTCGCGCGGCGAATCCAGCAGGAGACCGGCCGCGAGGCGCTGCCGGAAGAGCTGGCGCGCGAACTTGGGATCTCGGTCGCCAAGGTGCACCAAATCATCAAAGCGTCCCAGCGTCCTCTCTCGCTCGAGGCGCGGATCGGCGACGAAGACGACGGCCGCTTGTTTGAGCTCGTCGAGGATAAGAGCGCGGTCTCGCCGGCGGAAGCTGCTTCTCATCACATCCTCCGAGCTGAAGTGAGCGCGATGCTGGCGCAGCTGACAGAGCGTGAGCAGCGCATCCTTCGCCTCCGCTTCGGGCTTGACGATGATCGCTCGCGCACCCTCGAAGAAGTGGCGCGGGAAGTCGGCCTGACGCGCGAGCGGATCCGCCAGATCGAAGGGCAAGCGCTCGCCAAACTGCGCCAGCAGCGGCAGCTTCCGGGCTTGCGCGACTACCTGAGTGCGTAA
- a CDS encoding TIGR00730 family Rossman fold protein — protein sequence MHAVCVFCGSNVGNAMAYRAAAEEVGSTLADLGITLVYGGGQIGLMGVVADAALARGGRVIGVIPEPLAIKEVAHAGLTELHLVSSMHERKALMMELSDGFIALPGGFGTLEEFFEVVTWGQLGIHRKPCGLLNVAGYYDPLIRFLDAAVEHGFIAPEHRQLVLEDSSIAGLLRQMQAYRPPTTTKWVTITES from the coding sequence ATGCACGCTGTCTGCGTTTTTTGCGGCTCGAATGTCGGAAACGCCATGGCGTATCGGGCTGCCGCCGAAGAGGTGGGCAGCACTCTCGCCGACCTCGGCATCACGCTCGTCTACGGGGGCGGCCAGATTGGGCTGATGGGCGTCGTTGCCGACGCCGCCCTCGCGCGCGGCGGCCGAGTGATCGGCGTGATCCCCGAACCGCTGGCGATCAAGGAAGTGGCTCACGCCGGATTGACCGAACTGCATCTCGTCAGTTCGATGCACGAGCGCAAAGCGCTCATGATGGAACTGTCCGATGGGTTTATCGCTCTCCCCGGCGGCTTCGGGACGCTCGAAGAGTTCTTCGAAGTGGTAACCTGGGGGCAGCTCGGCATCCACCGCAAGCCCTGCGGGCTGTTGAACGTGGCCGGCTACTACGACCCGTTGATCCGGTTCCTCGACGCTGCGGTCGAGCACGGGTTCATCGCGCCGGAGCACCGGCAGCTTGTCCTCGAGGACTCTTCGATAGCTGGCCTGCTGCGCCAAATGCAGGCCTACCGCCCTCCGACGACCACAAAATGGGTCACCATCACGGAGAGCTGA
- a CDS encoding DUF2203 domain-containing protein has product MPSRYFTVEQANRLLPQLVPLLEELRALKRQLDRVGGEHLRLQEKARTNGYNRAAEIADVGGQLERLINETNDRIARLNALGVELKDIEMGLVDFPSLRHNRRIYLCWKLGEPSVQYWHTVEEGYAGRQPIPGTET; this is encoded by the coding sequence ATGCCTTCTCGCTACTTTACGGTCGAGCAGGCGAACCGGCTGCTCCCCCAGTTGGTGCCGCTGCTCGAAGAATTGCGCGCTCTCAAGCGCCAGCTTGATCGCGTGGGGGGTGAGCACCTTCGCCTGCAAGAGAAGGCGCGCACCAACGGGTATAACCGCGCGGCCGAAATTGCCGATGTGGGGGGACAGCTCGAGCGGCTCATCAATGAGACGAATGACCGGATTGCTCGCCTCAACGCGCTTGGGGTGGAACTGAAGGATATTGAGATGGGCTTAGTCGACTTTCCCAGTCTGCGGCACAACCGGCGTATCTACCTGTGCTGGAAGCTCGGCGAACCTTCCGTGCAATACTGGCATACCGTCGAGGAGGGGTATGCCGGCCGCCAGCCGATCCCCGGGACAGAGACGTGA
- a CDS encoding YvcK family protein, whose protein sequence is MASSTLPFHAVCLGGGTGVALIARALFDAGMRVTTVIATTDNGRSTGRVRRWFNMPAPGDLRNVLASFASEPALRELFDYRLDLPELAELRGVAFGNLVLAVLTKTTGSLETAVAVAGRLGGVPIRVIPVTTANAELCAELEDGALVQGEVEVRRPGKAPIRRLFVMPPAPATEAALQAIREADLITIGPGSLFTSVLACLAVDGIVEALVASRARRMYIANTTTQPGQSDGMPLVAQIERVIAAARGAIDAVLVNEGRPAAPLIARHAAAGRHLLSLSPAEREELERRGVRVIAADLVEHDAPPRALWQKEDTIRHDAAKVGAIFTRLAAEARA, encoded by the coding sequence ATGGCCTCCTCGACCCTTCCGTTTCACGCCGTCTGCCTCGGCGGAGGCACCGGCGTTGCCCTCATCGCGCGCGCGCTGTTTGATGCAGGAATGCGCGTGACAACAGTGATTGCCACGACCGACAACGGCCGCAGCACCGGGCGCGTCCGCCGTTGGTTCAACATGCCGGCGCCCGGCGACCTCCGCAATGTCCTCGCCAGCTTCGCCTCGGAGCCCGCCCTCCGCGAGCTGTTCGACTACCGCCTCGACCTGCCGGAACTGGCCGAACTGCGCGGGGTCGCTTTCGGCAATCTTGTCCTCGCGGTGCTCACCAAAACGACCGGCTCGCTCGAAACGGCCGTTGCCGTCGCGGGACGGCTGGGCGGTGTGCCCATCCGCGTGATCCCGGTCACCACCGCCAACGCCGAGCTCTGCGCTGAACTGGAGGATGGCGCTCTCGTGCAGGGAGAAGTTGAAGTGCGCCGGCCGGGCAAGGCGCCCATCCGGCGCCTGTTCGTTATGCCGCCAGCGCCCGCAACGGAAGCGGCGCTCCAAGCGATACGCGAGGCCGATCTGATCACCATCGGACCAGGCAGCCTGTTCACCTCGGTCCTTGCCTGTCTAGCAGTCGACGGCATCGTTGAGGCGCTGGTCGCCAGTCGGGCCCGCCGCATGTACATCGCGAACACCACCACTCAGCCGGGACAAAGCGACGGCATGCCCTTGGTCGCCCAGATTGAGCGGGTCATCGCGGCCGCCCGCGGCGCGATTGACGCGGTGCTCGTGAACGAGGGGCGTCCCGCTGCCCCGCTCATCGCCCGGCACGCGGCGGCTGGTCGGCATCTCCTTTCGCTCTCGCCGGCGGAGCGCGAGGAGCTTGAGCGGCGGGGCGTGCGCGTCATCGCCGCCGATCTCGTTGAACACGACGCTCCGCCCCGAGCGCTTTGGCAGAAGGAAGACACGATCCGCCACGACGCTGCAAAAGTTGGGGCGATCTTCACCCGCCTCGCAGCGGAAGCGCGCGCATGA
- a CDS encoding putative sugar nucleotidyl transferase: MMSPSRLRVFDDSQSIYPFTLTRPAIDLRLGALRLWEKIAVIAPGRIGLLVSDALAPVVAERGDTPPVNEPLAEGPTWFLNGRTLYAARFWRSVVENLVELPAHDEYAVRDGDRVMVALLGEERARRFGSLIRAGRSPLEAIEGIPVGEEEGTWVEQPWDLVQLNAAEIAADWERLGGQKRAGVISSAASFYRPENIRIEAGAKVEAGAVLDAREGPVLVGEGAVIHPLAYVQGPAAIGPSAEVMPGARVRAGTSLGPGCRVGGEVEHSLFHSWTNKYHDGFIGHSAIGAWCNLGALTTTSDLKNTYGTVRVALPDGERDTGERKIGCFLGDHVRLGIGSLLTSGAVVGPAVNLFGGGLLPKAVPPFSWGGATGMEEYEVERFLQTAEIAMSRRGVRLGPAERALYRRIAALRRLQ, from the coding sequence ATGATGTCGCCGAGCCGGCTGCGGGTTTTCGACGACAGCCAATCGATCTACCCCTTCACCCTCACCCGCCCTGCCATCGACCTGCGGCTGGGAGCGCTCCGCCTCTGGGAAAAGATCGCCGTCATCGCGCCTGGCCGGATCGGTCTTCTTGTCAGCGACGCCCTCGCGCCGGTCGTCGCAGAACGAGGCGACACCCCTCCCGTCAACGAGCCGCTCGCCGAAGGCCCAACCTGGTTTCTCAATGGCCGCACGCTCTACGCAGCGCGATTTTGGCGGAGCGTCGTCGAAAACCTTGTCGAGCTGCCAGCGCACGACGAATACGCCGTGCGCGACGGCGACCGCGTGATGGTCGCCCTGTTGGGGGAAGAGCGCGCTCGCCGCTTCGGCAGCCTGATCCGGGCAGGCCGCTCTCCGCTCGAGGCGATCGAGGGGATCCCCGTCGGCGAAGAAGAGGGGACGTGGGTCGAGCAGCCGTGGGATCTCGTCCAACTGAATGCGGCCGAAATCGCCGCCGATTGGGAGCGGCTGGGGGGACAGAAGCGAGCGGGCGTGATCTCCTCGGCTGCCTCGTTCTACCGCCCAGAGAACATCCGGATTGAGGCAGGGGCGAAGGTGGAAGCCGGCGCAGTGCTGGACGCGCGCGAGGGCCCGGTTCTCGTCGGCGAAGGGGCCGTTATCCATCCGCTCGCTTATGTCCAAGGGCCAGCGGCGATCGGGCCGTCAGCCGAAGTGATGCCCGGCGCCCGCGTGCGCGCGGGGACCAGCCTCGGGCCCGGCTGCCGCGTCGGCGGCGAGGTCGAACACTCGCTCTTTCACAGTTGGACCAACAAATACCACGACGGCTTCATCGGACACTCGGCCATCGGCGCTTGGTGCAATCTGGGGGCGCTGACGACAACGAGCGACCTGAAGAATACGTACGGCACCGTTCGGGTTGCGCTCCCTGACGGCGAACGCGACACGGGTGAACGCAAGATCGGCTGCTTCCTCGGCGACCACGTCCGGCTCGGGATCGGGTCGCTCCTAACCTCGGGAGCGGTGGTCGGGCCGGCGGTCAATCTTTTCGGCGGGGGGCTCTTGCCAAAGGCGGTTCCGCCGTTTTCATGGGGAGGAGCAACCGGGATGGAGGAGTATGAGGTTGAGCGCTTCCTCCAGACGGCAGAGATCGCCATGAGCCGACGCGGTGTCCGCCTTGGCCCGGCCGAGCGAGCGCTCTACCGGCGCATTGCCGCGCTGAGACGGCTCCAGTAA
- the nadD gene encoding nicotinate-nucleotide adenylyltransferase: MRLGVLGGTFDPVHLGHLIVAESAREAAQLDRVLFVPAGQPWHRGERPHASAADRLAMVERAIAGNPAFAVSRVDIDRPGPTYTVDTLEALRRQYPDAALILLLGQDALAQFASWREPARIAQLGEIVAFARPGAPPIDLAALHPAIPDAPLRVRFLDSPQIGISATMIRARVQAGHSIRYLTPDPVVAYIAQRRLYRRGQS, translated from the coding sequence ATGCGGCTCGGGGTGCTTGGCGGGACATTTGATCCTGTCCATCTTGGCCACCTGATTGTGGCGGAGAGCGCGCGCGAGGCTGCGCAGCTTGACCGGGTGCTGTTCGTCCCCGCGGGGCAGCCGTGGCACCGGGGAGAGCGGCCCCACGCCAGTGCTGCCGACCGGCTGGCGATGGTCGAGCGCGCGATCGCGGGCAATCCCGCCTTTGCTGTCTCCCGCGTCGATATCGACCGCCCGGGGCCAACCTACACTGTCGACACCCTCGAGGCGCTGCGCCGGCAGTATCCGGACGCCGCGCTCATCCTACTGCTCGGCCAAGATGCCCTCGCGCAGTTCGCTAGCTGGCGTGAGCCCGCCCGGATTGCGCAGCTCGGGGAGATCGTGGCATTCGCGCGGCCGGGCGCTCCGCCGATCGACCTTGCCGCTCTCCATCCGGCTATTCCCGATGCTCCTCTCCGCGTCCGCTTCCTCGATTCGCCGCAGATCGGGATCAGCGCGACGATGATCCGGGCGCGCGTGCAGGCCGGACATTCCATCCGCTATCTCACTCCAGACCCCGTGGTCGCATACATCGCCCAGCGGCGCCTCTACCGTCGGGGCCAGTCGTGA
- a CDS encoding MFS transporter: MVQQEAAVQRREQVGWYFYDWANSAFSTTVTTVFLGPYLTTVTRAAADSGGFVYPFGIPVFAGSFFAYLTSASVLLQVLVLPMLGAIADYSRRKKLMLGVFAYLGALATAGLYFVQGTNYLLGGALFLVANLAFGASIVFYNAFLPEIATPDERDRVSSQGWAFGYLGGGTLLALNLLLFSQASALGLSQGDAARISLGSAGIWWAIFSVIPLLALRQRQPIKHLPPGENPVSVGLKQLWQTASKLPRYPQTVVFLIGYLLYNDGIQTVIALSSQFGQEELGIPLSTLTTVILVLQFIAFFGAMGMGWIASRLGAKRTVMGSLVLWTFVVVYAYAVLRTTLEFWLMAVLIGLILGGSQALSRSMFSQMIPRGQEAEYYSIYEVSERGTSWIGPLLFGLTLQFTGSYRQAILSLIIFFVLGLLILSRVDVRRAAREAGNQPPAIA; this comes from the coding sequence ATGGTCCAACAAGAAGCGGCTGTCCAGCGGCGGGAGCAGGTCGGCTGGTATTTCTACGACTGGGCGAACTCCGCCTTTTCAACCACCGTCACGACCGTCTTTCTCGGCCCCTATCTGACCACGGTGACGCGAGCGGCCGCAGATAGCGGCGGCTTTGTCTACCCCTTCGGCATCCCTGTCTTCGCCGGCTCCTTCTTCGCCTACCTTACTTCGGCCTCAGTGCTTCTCCAAGTTCTTGTGCTGCCGATGCTGGGAGCAATCGCCGACTACTCGCGGCGCAAGAAGCTGATGCTGGGGGTCTTCGCCTACCTCGGGGCGCTCGCAACGGCCGGTCTCTACTTCGTCCAAGGAACGAACTACCTGCTCGGCGGAGCGCTCTTTCTCGTGGCCAACCTCGCTTTCGGCGCTTCCATTGTCTTCTACAATGCCTTCCTCCCCGAGATCGCCACCCCGGATGAGCGCGACCGCGTTTCCTCCCAAGGCTGGGCGTTCGGCTACCTCGGCGGCGGCACCCTGCTCGCGCTCAATCTCCTGCTGTTTTCCCAAGCCAGTGCCCTTGGGCTCAGCCAAGGCGACGCAGCGCGCATCAGTCTCGGGTCGGCGGGCATTTGGTGGGCGATCTTCTCCGTCATCCCCTTGCTCGCGCTCCGCCAGCGGCAGCCGATCAAGCACCTCCCGCCCGGGGAGAACCCGGTGAGCGTCGGCCTGAAGCAGCTGTGGCAGACCGCCTCCAAATTGCCGCGCTATCCGCAGACGGTCGTTTTTCTTATCGGCTATCTGCTCTACAACGACGGGATTCAGACGGTGATCGCCCTCTCTTCCCAGTTCGGCCAAGAAGAGCTCGGGATCCCGCTCTCCACTTTGACAACTGTTATCCTCGTGCTCCAGTTCATCGCCTTCTTCGGGGCGATGGGCATGGGCTGGATCGCAAGCCGTCTCGGCGCGAAGCGGACCGTGATGGGGTCGCTCGTTCTCTGGACGTTTGTCGTCGTCTATGCCTACGCGGTTCTCCGGACCACACTTGAGTTCTGGCTGATGGCCGTGCTGATCGGTCTCATCCTCGGGGGGAGCCAAGCGCTCAGCCGATCGATGTTCTCCCAGATGATCCCGCGCGGACAGGAGGCAGAGTACTACAGCATCTATGAAGTGAGCGAGCGCGGCACCAGCTGGATCGGCCCTCTCCTCTTCGGTCTGACCCTGCAGTTCACGGGGAGCTACCGCCAAGCGATCCTCTCGCTGATCATCTTCTTTGTGCTCGGTCTTCTCATCCTCTCGCGCGTCGATGTCCGGCGCGCTGCCCGCGAGGCGGGCAATCAGCCGCCGGCGATCGCCTGA
- a CDS encoding HAD family hydrolase, whose product MSIRAIFFDLDDTLCDTVGSQPARARFALARLASADPRFDLDALVADAVAAMDGQHSRRGIDHVLARLGLAGTALAAEIVETFRSCYAPIVPTPGARDTVRRLARRYRLGIISNDEERFQRGKLRHLGLDCFMEIVMCSDQAGARKPDPRIFTAALAAADLSPLEAVYVGDHPLLDIAAARGVGLWTVWFNPQGAPFPDDLPPPHAEVRALTDLPAALAALSAESEGSDAPDAEA is encoded by the coding sequence GTGTCGATCCGCGCGATCTTTTTCGACCTAGACGATACGCTCTGCGATACCGTCGGCAGCCAGCCGGCCCGCGCCCGCTTCGCGCTCGCCCGCCTTGCCAGCGCCGACCCGCGGTTCGACCTTGATGCGCTCGTCGCCGACGCCGTCGCCGCAATGGACGGGCAGCACTCGCGCCGCGGCATCGACCACGTGCTCGCTCGGCTCGGACTTGCCGGCACCGCGCTCGCCGCCGAAATCGTCGAGACCTTTCGCTCCTGCTACGCGCCGATCGTTCCCACCCCTGGCGCGCGCGACACCGTTCGCCGGCTGGCGCGACGATACCGTCTCGGCATCATCTCAAACGATGAGGAGCGCTTCCAGCGAGGCAAGCTGCGGCATCTTGGTCTCGACTGCTTCATGGAGATCGTCATGTGCAGCGACCAAGCCGGCGCTCGGAAACCTGACCCGCGGATCTTTACCGCTGCGCTCGCTGCCGCTGACCTCTCTCCGCTCGAGGCGGTGTATGTCGGAGACCATCCTCTCCTCGATATCGCCGCTGCGCGGGGCGTGGGGCTCTGGACGGTCTGGTTCAACCCCCAGGGGGCGCCATTTCCCGACGACCTGCCGCCCCCGCACGCCGAGGTGCGGGCGCTGACCGACCTCCCCGCAGCGCTTGCTGCGCTCTCCGCAGAGAGCGAGGGAAGCGATGCGCCCGACGCCGAGGCGTGA